The Ipomoea triloba cultivar NCNSP0323 chromosome 4, ASM357664v1 DNA segment GGGAGGTGCTAAGTTTCTCAAAAGTATGACGTAACGTTGTATGGCACCGTAGAAAATTTctactaaaaatatttttaatagtaaacTAGAGGACTcaaatgaataattattttatgataaaactttaaaatttcaACATAGTACTGATAGTAGTTCTAGAATACTTATTTCTGAgcagaagatgaagaaatgagGGGTGTGGGAGTTTCTCCCTGTTCTCTCTCAGTGGATAACAATGCTTTCAAATCTTAGGCGAAGAAGAAACGAGGTGATGCATGCCAGTACATGATTGAGATGTCAAAACCTTGCTTTCAATATTTTGACATGATACTTTTAAACAGTTCCTTTGGTGCTGCATGAACATGATGAATAACAATTTGAAGATAATTAGAGGTAGTCACATACACCAGGACGGTTAAAACGTACAGAAGCAGCATTAACCAAATTCATCTTACCGGGCAATCCAGTGAACCTCTCGTATTGTTCGTATGCTTGCCCTATGAACATTTCTACTCCAGTAACAATTTCTGCACCACATTCTTCTGCTTCCCGCAACAATCTAGTAATTTTTGGAGTATAGACAGCGTCAAAAACTAGTGAATAGCAACTCAAAGCTTCCTGCAAAATTAGTCACAGTTTGTTTCAGTGTTCACAGCCAAACGAAAATGAGGAACAGTGCAAACAACTAATTACAGGCATTGAAGATCAACTCATTCAATTAGTTCTTTGATCTGAAATGGGCAATTCAAAGAGGGAAACCTTCGGAGCCGGTGTCTCATCAATCTTCGGTTGCATTCCAATGGAGGTGGTGTTTGCCAGAATCATGCCATTTTCTGGATGGAAAGTACTAAGTTCTGCAAGAGACAAAGCCTGTCCTCCAACTATATCAGCCAGCTCTCTCGCTCGCTCTTCAAAAAGCACATTTATCAGTTTTCAACACATAGTAATAATATAGGACAATTAAGCATGATCCCAACAGTGTAATAAATGACAATACTACAcagcattttttaaaaaagaaattagggTCTAACCATAGGTGCGATTAGCAACCACCACCTTTGCACCTTTTTCTTTTGCACCATAAGCAAGTGCTTTGCCAGCACCGCCAGCACCGATTACCACAAATATTTTACCAGCCAAGGGTCCATCAACAGGATTATGAGGTAAACCTGTAAAAGATCATCAGTTTGAACAACTTGAACATCTAAAGAACAACTCATTTTAATAAGACagcaaatttaaaaataaacctcGCAAGCCATCCTCAATAGCAGAAATTGCACCAACATAATCAGTATTGCAGCCAAATAATTTCCCATCAGCAGGTTTCCTTATAATGCAATTTACAGCCCCTATTGACTGAAGAGAGTTCAAGAAACAAATTAATTGAACGCAATACAGGAAATTATCAAAGCATGAAGAAACATTATTTCATTAATAGAACAATTATCAGATACCTTAGCAATAGGATCAACTTCATCACAGTTTGCAAGGGCAGCCTCCTTGTGAGGAATGGTACAACTGCAACATGTAAAGTTGAATCACTATTAAAAACAAAGCCTTTTATTATTTTGCAAAAGGAGGAAGGGGGaaggggtggggggggggggtacaGTTTGTTGAATATCAAATGTTGTATTATTTCAAATGCATTATAGATTATTGAGAAATTTCAAGGGTAAATTTGGAAAGATagcaacattttttttgttgtcttaAAACGCTGTGTAGAAATNNNNNNNNNNNNNNNNNNNNNNNNNCAAATCAGACAGACATTACGGTACGGGGCTGAGGGAGTAAAAACTAATATTCAAACCATCCCCCCACCCCCTTccaattttcctttttcttgcAATGATGATTGAATTTGGGTTGCCTACCAATGGAGACTGGGAGGTGCTAAGTTTCTCAAAAGTATGACGTAACGTTGTATGGCACCGTAGAAAATTTctactaaaaatatttttaatagtaaacTAGAGGACTcaaatgaataattattttatgataaaactttaaaatttcaACATAGTACTGATAGTAGTTCTAGAATACTTATTTCTGAgcagaagatgaagaaatgagGGGTGTGGGAGTTTCTCCCTGTTCTCTCTCAGTGGATAACAATGCTTTCAAATCTTAGGCGAAGAAGAAACGAGGTGATGCATGCCAGTACATGATTGAGATGTCAAAACCTTGCTTTCAATATTTTGACATGATACTTTTAAACAGTTCCTTTGGTGCTGCATGAACATGATGAATAACAATTTGAAGATAATTAGAGGTAGTCACATACACCAGGACGGTTAAAACGTACAGAAGCAGCATTAACCAAATTCATCTTACCGGGCAATCCAGTGAACCTCTCGTATTGTTCGTATGCTTGCCCTATGAACATTTCTACTCCAGTAACAATTTCTGCACCACATTCTTCTGCTTCCCGCAACAATCTAGTAATTTTTGGAGTATAGACAGCGTCAAAAACTAGTGAATAGCAACTCAAAGCTTCCTGCAAAATTAGTCACAGTTTGTTTCAGTGTTCACAGCCAAACGAAAATGAGGAACAGTGCAAACAACTAATTACAGGCATTGAAGATCAACTCATTCAATTAGTTCTTTGATCTGAAATGGGCAATTCAAAGAGGGAAACCTTCGGAGCCGGTGTCTCATCAATCTTCGGTTGCATTCCAATGGAGGTGGTGTTTGCCAGAATCATGCCATTTTCTGGATGGAAAGTACTAAGTTCTGCAAGAGACAAAGCCTGTCCTCCAACTATATCAGCCAGCTCTCTCGCTCGCTCTTCAAAAAGCACATTTATCAGTTTTCAACACATAGTAATAATATAGGACAATTAAGCATGATCCCAACAGTGTAATAAATGACAATACTACAcagcattttttaaaaaagaaattagggTCTAACCATAGGTGCGATTAGCAACCACCACCTTTGCACCTTTTTCTTTTGCACCATAAGCAAGTGCTTTGCCAGCACCGCCAGCACCGATTACCACAAATATTTTACCAGCCAAGGGTCCATCAACAGGATTATGAGGTAAACCTGTAAAAGATCATCAGTTTGAACAACTTGAACATCTAAAGAACAACTCATTTTAATAAGACagcaaatttaaaaataaacctcGCAAGCCATCCTCAATAGCAGAAATTGCACCAACATAATCAGTATTGCAGCCAAATAATTTCCCATCAGCAGGTTTCCTTATAATGCAATTTACAGCCCCTATTGACTGAAGAGAGTTCAAGAAACAAATTAATTGAACGCAATACAGGAAATTATCAAAGCATGAAGAAACATTATTTCATTAATAGAACAATTATCAGATACCTTAGCAATAGGATCAACTTCATCACAGTTTGCAAGGGCAGCCTCCTTGTGAGGAATGGTACAACTGCAACATGTAAAGTTGAATCACTATTAAAAACAAAGCCTTTTATTATTTTGCAAAAGGAGgaagggggaggggggggggggggggggttgcaGTATTGAAATAACTATCTATTCAACAAATGCAGATATCAATGTCGGACCAGATGCACAAAGATGCAAAAGACAATACATAAATGAATGTGACAGATGATAGTACATTGTATTCAAGTAACAAACCTGAAACCAGCAAAATCAGAAGAGGAATAGGTCTGCAAGAAATTTGCAACATCATCTACCAGAAGAGGAATATAAACTCCATTGAACCCAATCGATCTAAAAGCTTTGTTGTACAATATAGGTGATTTGCTATGACCAACAGGCTTCCCAATAATACCAAATACTTTGGTGTCTGGCCCAATGTGTCTGAAGTTGTACAAATACAAAAGATCTTGAATAGTTGGTTGCCCAGGAGCTGATTCTCTTCCCGTTTCCAGAGTACCAAATGCGAGATAACTCCCAAACTTTGGGGAAAGTATCCGAGAGATCAAGCCCTTTTCTCCCATGGCCATGGATATTATTGGCAGCTGAGGATAGTTCAGATCTTTTAaagattatatttaaaataatccTCTGAGAGAACTAATTCTATTCAGCATGCGTGTAAAAACATGAGGATAGAAACTAAAGAAATTCGATAAAATAATATGGAATTCCAAGCAATAAGTAGCAGAAAGAAAGCGGCAAAAAGTGGTTGAAGAATCTCCCATATATGTCATGACAAAAATTCCTTATTGTAAAAAGAGGATAACAAGTTTAACTGCCAAAGAAAGTTTTACTACTTGTAATACTTACTTGAGAGTGTAGAGTAATTTTGAAAATGCGAGCTACATCAGTGATATCCAATGCATATGTTGCGATCTTCACTATGTCAGCTCCTGACTCTTGTATCCTTGCTACAAGATCACTAAGCTCCTCAACAGATGGTGtattatgataattgtgagaTGAAACTATGATTTTGCATTTTGCAGGCTTATTTCCATGTAGCAAACTATTAAACTCGTGAACAACCTTCACAAAACAAGCAGTAGATGGAATTTAGTAACTGGCATGTACAAGAGGAGTGCACGAAAATACTATTTAATCTCAGAAGcaacaatttttaaaacaacAGTAATATGACATAGTGTAATCATACTTCCTCCAATAAATTCATTATGCTTTCTCCAATAAATTCAAGCACTAATCTTCAGTTTATCAAGAAAAAGCTGTATTCAGAATTATGTTTTGCACTTATCAAGAAAAGAATGCATTTCAAACTATAtctatctaaaatctaaatctaatctatctaaaataaaaaactaataagAGGGAATACAAGTTAGTACCCCTAATTTATATCCATATTTCTATGCTTATTGAGTTATACATTACACTACAAAtattatactatcatttttatcaaacaaaattacccttacaccgttaaaCTTCCATTAGTATATTAAATgctaccataattatatttaatgattTATCATATCCTAAATTCTTActttaacaatttttaatcataccataattattacgcaaattatcaactatactttttaataaaatatgaattctacaagactacaactatgaattttatgactttttttaaaatttatatactattatttcttaaaaaatatttcaatataactatgattttaacattgagtAACAATATTGGGcatttatttttgtgcattgcACATAGAAAGGActagtattaaaaataaaacctaTCCTTTTATACTTCCCATTGTACCGAGTATCATAAATACTTTTTCACACAGGTTAGGCATTTAGTGCAGGAGAAGAAGGAATCTTATTGTCACCTTCAGTTCAATATCTATATAGTCAGCTCCCAACTCCATTGCCAAATGAAGTGCATCCAATCGGCTCTTTTCATCACCATCATACTGGCCACCTTCCCATGTTGGCCTACATAAGCATGTTGCATTAGAGAGTTTTGAAATGACACTCTTGAATGTCTGTGAAGTAGAAGATACTATTATGATATAACTTAATAGGGCCACTTCAAgcatgcaaatatttcaaacaaataattcattaaaattCCCACTTTGATTTTCTATATCCTTGAAATTTTAAGTTAAAGGGCTTATTTTCCTTGTCATTCTGAGAATTGCTTGCTTGCATTATCTACATTTGGACTTTTTCCaaacatttgattttttttccaattttaattgaagcaaagaaaaataaatactctgtattattattttcaattgagCAAACTAAATAAAGCAGTAATGCAGTATCCCCCTCTATCATAATGAATTTCACACTATCAGCACCAATAAATCATCGGTACTCAAATGTAGGAACAATTTCTGTATAAGTTTCTTTGGCAATCAAAGTACTAAAGAAAGTACTAAAGAGATAAGCTTAGCAATCAACTAATCATTTACTTTCTAGGCATTTAATGATCTGCACACAAATCAGTATCTCTTTCTCTTCCTTTCCATCTTTTTGTTTAAAAGCAATGATAAAAATTATGAGAACATTATCTTCCCTTCACCATCAAGTAGTATCAATACTCATCTTCCCCCCACCCCCTCCCTCTCTtcagattttttgttttatcCTGCTAGTTGAAAACTTTGCATCACTAAAAATTCAAGATTCTAGGAAAAAAGCATACATACTTAAGCAACACGGTAATGGCAAGGTTTTTTCAACATTTTGATTGTAGCTACTATATTAAGATTAAGATGTAATTATAACATATCATCGTTATCCTTTTGAAATTCCCGCCAGTGACATGACAAGAGCAGAGAATAAAAAGCGAAACCTGTAAGTGAATAGAGTCGGCAACGAACAATGCTCAATCATGGTTGAGATATCGTGGCGAGGGTTGAAGCTCTTCAAGCTATCCAATCGAAGTTCCACGAGGTCAGCTCCGCTCTCTTTTGCCTTCTGCATTAGATTCAGCATCTGGTCAACACTATCCGCCATTAGCGGAGCGCAAATTAGCGTCTGGCTCTTCCCCTTCCCAGCCTCCTCCATCTTCTTCACTTCGGAACCCGCATCCTTAACAGAAATACGATCGAAAAATTCAGAAGCGTTAGAGCACCacgaaagaagaagaaaattaaatttcaagCATTTATAAATTCAGAAAAGCAGACAAGGAAATAGAAATTCAATGAAGAGACTCACCAGCTCCATCGCCTAAACACTGTAACAGTGACGTACGTACTAAAGAGAGGCTGCGAACaagagggggagggggaggagTCACTGCGAGTGATGAACTGATGATGTTGGTTGGTGGAAATCGTAATGAGATTTTAGTTGGTGAAGTATTGACTTTGACGACACAATGATCTTTTCTTTCCTTCTTAGTTGTCTGATTGGTTTAACGAGAgactaaattatttttaatctaatttttcataatattaaatttagcattaatatataaaatttatatatttagaaactacattaaaagtactattaaacaaaaaaaaatttaaatttaaaataataaaaaattactaaagaaaataaacaataaagaaagagttgatttgatcaatgaatagtaaataggacaggtaaaatgagacagatggagtaatttttatctaaaaccaaaataatttaatgaaaaaattactttatatatatatatatatatatatatatatatatatatatatttagtacacTCTAACATGAGACTTTTCTTTATTGAAAGAAACACTGATATCATCAAATCACAAGaaaaaaatttctaataaaagataataaaattgttGTATGATAGAAATAGATGAGAAAACACATTGATGGATACCCCCACTAGGGTACCTGACCCGTGAAGACCGGTATCTGGAGCTCGTCGACTGATCAGTCCAATGAATATGTAGCTCGTGGTTGTACGACTTGTGTGGCTTAGTTCATGCAGGCAATCGGGAAGCACGCCCCACCAGTGCGCCCTAAAAGTCGGTTACCATGTAGAATTTGAAATCTTAGACGAAATTTGGAGAATCTTGTCTAATGCAGAATTTGGTAACTTCTATGTCAGTTAGTCAGTTCCAAATTACCTTCCTAACTTATATTTGTTAAGAATTCTACTTATTTCCTTGTGTAGGCTCaatattcttgtataaatacccatgTGGTCACATTGTTAGGGGTTCTGATTCAAATACAAGTATAATTGTTCTTTAATTGTGCTTATACTTTCTCCTTAATATTTTCTCTAAGCTCTACGATATTGTTGGCCAGACGAAACGGTTGTCGCGCAGCCGTAAAACCGACATTGGCGCCGTCCATGGGGACTGTTAGCACTGAAAATTCAAATAACGTTATTGGGCCGTGACTGATAATTGgttattcaattaattgctttaattaattaaattgggctgatatttatttaattgggttgattAAATGGCCTAATAAATAATTGGTTGGCCTAGTTAATTAATCTAAAGTAATTGTTGCTGAACTGTTGGCCCAAATTCaaggaatatatttaattgagttggaccaGACTATCAATTGGGCTGCTCAAATTG contains these protein-coding regions:
- the LOC116015731 gene encoding bifunctional 3-dehydroquinate dehydratase/shikimate dehydrogenase, chloroplastic-like, producing the protein CSCTIPHKEAALANCDEVDPIAKSIGAVNCIIRKPADGKLFGCNTDYVGAISAIEDGLRGLPHNPVDGPLAGKIFVVIGAGGAGKALAYGAKEKGAKVVVANRTYERARELADIVGGQALSLAELSTFHPENGMILANTTSIGMQPKIDETPAPKEALSCYSLVFDAVYTPKITRLLREAEECGAEIVTGVEMFIGQAYEQYERFTGLPAPKELFKSIMSKY
- the LOC116016916 gene encoding bifunctional 3-dehydroquinate dehydratase/shikimate dehydrogenase, chloroplastic-like codes for the protein MELDAGSEVKKMEEAGKGKSQTLICAPLMADSVDQMLNLMQKAKESGADLVELRLDSLKSFNPRHDISTMIEHCSLPTLFTYRPTWEGGQYDGDEKSRLDALHLAMELGADYIDIELKVVHEFNSLLHGNKPAKCKIIVSSHNYHNTPSVEELSDLVARIQESGADIVKIATYALDITDVARIFKITLHSQLPIISMAMGEKGLISRILSPKFGSYLAFGTLETGRESAPGQPTIQDLLYLYNFRHIGPDTKVFGIIGKPVGHSKSPILYNKAFRSIGFNGVYIPLLVDDVANFLQTYSSSDFAGFSCTIPHKEAALANCDEVDPIAKSIGAVNCIIRKPADGKLFGCNTDYVGAISAIEDGLRGLPHNPVDGPLAGKIFVVIGAGGAGKALAYGAKEKGAKVVVANRTYERARELADIVGGQALSLAELSTFHPENGMILANTTSIGMQPKIDETPAPKEALSCYSLVFDAVYTPKITRLLREAEECGAEIVTGVEMFIGQAYEQYERFTGLPAPKELFKSIMSKY